Proteins encoded in a region of the Hippopotamus amphibius kiboko isolate mHipAmp2 chromosome 11, mHipAmp2.hap2, whole genome shotgun sequence genome:
- the LOC130831118 gene encoding steroid 21-hydroxylase, translating into MALIGLLLLLLLLAGARLLWGQWKLRNLHLPPLVPGFLHLLQPNLPIYLLSLTQTLGPIYRLRLGLQDVVVLNSKKTIEEALVRKWADFAGRPQIPSYKLVSQHCQDISLGDYSLLWKAHKKLTRSALLLGIRSSVEPWVEQLTQEFCERMRAQAGAPVTIQKEFSFLTCRIICYLTFGDKEDTLVHAIHDCVQDLMKTWDHWSIQILDMVPFLRFFPNPGLWRLKQAVENRDRIVEKQLRRHKESMAAGQWRDMVDCMLQGLRRQRVEEGPGQLFEGHVHMSVVDLFVGGTETTASTLSWAVAFLLHHPEIQQRLQEELDRELGPRASDARIPYKDRARLPLLNATIAEVLRLRPVVPLALPHRATRPSSIFGYDIPEGTVVIPNLQGAHLDETVWEQPHEFRPDRFLAPRANPSALAFGCGARVCLGEPLVRLELFVVLVHLLQAFTLLPPAGALPSLQPHPYCGINLKIQPFQVRLQPRGAEAGAWAGASDQ; encoded by the exons ATGGCGCTCAtagggctgctgctgctgctgctgctgctggccggCGCGCGCCTGCTGTGGGGCCAGTGGAAGCTCAGGAacctccacctcccacctcttGTCCCCGGCTTCCTGCACCTGCTGCAGCCCAACCTCCCCATCTACCTGCTTAGCCTGACTCAGACACTTGGGCCCATCTACAGGCTCCGCCTCGGGCTGCAAG aCGTGGTGGTGCTGAACTCCAAGAAGACCATCGAGGAGGCTCTGGTCAGGAAGTGGGCGGACTTTGCCGGCAGACCCCAGATACCATCCT ACAAGCTGGTGTCTCAGCACTGCCAGGACATCTCACTAGGGGACTACTCCCTGCTCTGGAAGGCCCACAAGAAGCTCACCCGCTCGGCCCTGCTGCTGGGCATTCGCAGCTCCGTGGAGCCCTGGGTGGAACAGCTGACCCAGGAGTTCTGTGAG CGCATGAGAGCCCAGGCCGGGGCCCCCGTGACCATCCAGAAGGAATTCTCTTTCCTCACGTGCAGGATCATCTGTTACCTCACCTTTGGAGACAAG GAGGACACCTTAGTACATGCCATTCATGACTGTGTCCAGGACTTGATGAAAACCTGGGACCACTGGTCCATCCAAATTTTGGACATGGTTCCCTTTCTCAGG TTCTTCCCCAACCCCGGGCTCTGGAGGCTGAAGCAGGCCGTGGAGAACAGGGACCGCATCGTGGAGAAGCAGCTGAGGCGGCACAAG GAGAGCATGGCGGCCGGCCAGTGGAGGGACATGGTGGACTGCATGCTACAGGGGCTGAGAAGGCAAAGAGTGGAAGAGGGCCCAGGTCAGCTCTTCGAAGGGCATGTGCATATGTCTGTAGTGGACCTGTTCGTCGGTGGCACTGAGACCACGGCGAGCACCCTTTCCTGGGCTGTGGCATTCCTGCTTCACCACCCTGAG ATTCAGCAGCGACTGCAGGAGGAGTTGGATCGCGAGCTGGGCCCCAGAGCCTCAGACGCCCGAATCCCATACAAGGACCGCGCTCGGCTGCCCTTGCTCAATGCCACCATTGCTGAGGTACTGCGCCTGCGGCCCGTCGTGCCCCTGGCCTTGCCGCACCGCGCCACGCGGCCTAGCAG TATCTTCGGCTATGACATCCCGGAGGGCACGGTTGTCATCCCCAACCTCCAAGGTGCCCACCTGGACGAGACTGTCTGGGAGCAGCCCCACGAGTTCCGGCCAG ACCGCTTCCTGGCCCCGCGCGCGAACCCCAGCGCGCTGGCGTTTGGCTGCGGGGCGCGTGTGTGCCTGGGAGAGCCGCTGGTGCGCCTCGAGCTTTTCGTGGTGCTGGTGCACCTGCTCCAGGCCTTCACGCTGCTGCCGCCCGCAGGCGCCCTGCCCTCACTGCAGCCCCATCCCTACTGCGGCATCAACCTCAAGATACAGCCTTTCCAGGTGCGGCTGCAGCCCCGGGGGGcggaggctggggcctgggcgGGCGCCAGTGACCAGTGA